In the genome of Leptospira inadai serovar Lyme str. 10, one region contains:
- a CDS encoding LIC_10450 family protein — MIPGQEPQYILVNSISQIDPNKLSLSQLGTKYMDRHGNRYAVRFNKDSRKAEIVRITLQKASEALPPQRPRPKSGKVSQPLDLEKLSVLLKSTKQQNTEWIDALVEKAKEAKAIPPAPANAEGIPTREVEMATSAIDFSETASKTSPANFDKFDLSKIDLNIMESKSIPASENEDVPFFIEPSDGNAGRETKFIEDTLAGFLRIKERIESVLNNIRNSKIFEATGDPSENKNIIGNLNREYDLEFFQKLDKILNYHKELTSFPRSITYYVAKYESGRKQALQSRSGDHEKLQLVIRWEMQEMLLSLTKKLKKMMLDTLNVLNTKNDNHLKQIAYNQQQMFKDARNALLYCSEDVGALLISLQKWVDSEG; from the coding sequence ATGATTCCTGGACAAGAACCGCAATACATACTCGTCAATTCGATCAGCCAGATAGATCCGAACAAACTCTCTCTCTCGCAATTGGGTACAAAGTATATGGATCGTCATGGCAATCGATATGCGGTTCGCTTTAATAAGGATAGTCGAAAAGCCGAAATAGTTCGGATAACATTACAAAAAGCTTCGGAGGCACTTCCGCCCCAGCGCCCAAGACCTAAGTCCGGAAAAGTTTCGCAACCGCTGGATCTGGAGAAATTATCGGTTCTCTTAAAGAGCACAAAACAGCAAAATACCGAATGGATCGATGCCCTGGTGGAAAAGGCAAAGGAAGCGAAGGCAATCCCTCCCGCTCCCGCCAATGCGGAGGGAATTCCTACACGCGAAGTCGAAATGGCCACATCCGCGATCGACTTTTCCGAAACCGCGTCGAAGACTTCTCCGGCTAATTTTGACAAATTCGATCTTTCTAAAATCGATTTAAATATTATGGAAAGCAAAAGTATTCCCGCTTCCGAGAACGAAGACGTTCCGTTCTTTATCGAACCGTCGGACGGCAATGCAGGTCGTGAGACGAAATTTATCGAGGATACGCTTGCAGGATTTTTGCGAATTAAGGAAAGAATCGAGTCGGTTCTGAATAATATTCGTAATTCTAAGATCTTTGAAGCAACCGGGGACCCGTCCGAGAATAAAAATATCATCGGCAACCTCAATCGGGAATACGACCTGGAGTTTTTTCAAAAATTAGACAAGATCTTGAATTACCATAAGGAATTGACCTCTTTTCCTAGATCGATCACCTATTATGTGGCAAAATACGAGTCGGGCAGAAAGCAAGCGCTTCAGTCTAGATCCGGCGATCATGAGAAATTACAACTCGTAATCCGCTGGGAAATGCAGGAAATGCTGCTATCTCTAACGAAAAAATTGAAGAAAATGATGCTCGATACGTTGAACGTTTTAAATACCAAGAACGATAACCACCTTAAGCAAATCGCCTATAACCAGCAGCAAATGTTCAAAGACGCTAGGAACGCTCTATTATATTGCTCGGAGGATGTGGGGGCACTACTTATATCCTTGCAAAAATGGGTCGATAGCGAAGGGTAG
- the rpsT gene encoding 30S ribosomal protein S20, with protein MANIKSSEKDIRRTKRRNAANSQNRNRLRTQAKKILKAIQDGEKEALKSLYKEYASLLDKAAKTNLIHSKNADRKKSRMALRINNQAATA; from the coding sequence TTGGCGAACATAAAGTCTTCAGAAAAAGATATCCGCAGGACTAAGCGCAGAAATGCGGCAAATTCCCAGAATCGGAACCGCCTTAGGACCCAAGCAAAAAAGATCCTAAAGGCCATCCAAGATGGTGAAAAGGAAGCGCTTAAAAGCCTGTATAAGGAATACGCTTCTCTTCTCGATAAAGCAGCCAAAACCAACCTCATCCACTCTAAAAACGCAGATCGCAAGAAGAGTCGGATGGCATTGCGCATTAATAACCAAGCTGCCACCGCGTAA
- a CDS encoding glycosyltransferase family 2 protein: protein MKLSIVIPCYNEKQTIKNILETVRKVPFKDKEIIVVDDYSVDGTRELLQTPAFKKLYDRLVLHEKNQGKGAALRTGFQSATGDIVIVQDADLEYDPFEIPVVIDPIYKGKADVVFGSRFMGNRPHRVVYYWHRLGNLVLTTLSNMFTNINLTDMETCYKAFRREIIQSIRIKENRFGFEPEITAKIAKIPGIRIYEVGISYYGRTYAEGKKIGWKDGFRAIYCIVKYNLFG, encoded by the coding sequence ATGAAACTTTCCATCGTTATCCCCTGTTACAACGAAAAACAAACTATTAAAAATATCCTGGAAACGGTTCGCAAAGTCCCCTTCAAAGATAAGGAGATCATCGTCGTAGACGATTATTCCGTTGATGGCACGAGGGAACTATTACAGACACCCGCCTTTAAAAAGCTGTACGACCGCTTGGTTCTTCATGAAAAAAACCAAGGAAAAGGGGCCGCACTTAGGACCGGATTTCAATCCGCGACGGGAGATATAGTTATCGTACAGGATGCGGACCTGGAGTATGATCCGTTTGAAATTCCTGTCGTCATCGACCCGATTTATAAGGGCAAGGCGGACGTCGTGTTCGGAAGTCGCTTCATGGGGAATCGTCCGCATCGAGTCGTTTATTATTGGCACAGGCTCGGGAATTTAGTATTAACCACCCTTTCAAACATGTTCACAAATATCAATCTTACCGATATGGAAACCTGTTACAAGGCTTTTCGGCGGGAAATTATTCAAAGCATCCGGATCAAAGAGAATCGATTCGGTTTCGAGCCGGAAATTACCGCAAAAATAGCTAAGATTCCGGGAATTCGAATTTATGAAGTGGGCATATCCTATTACGGCAGGACGTACGCGGAAGGCAAAAAAATCGGATGGAAAGACGGATTTCGCGCCATTTACTGCATAGTCAAATATAATCTATTCGGATAG
- a CDS encoding LA_3751/LA_3752 family putative glycosyltransferase: protein MRDKNLKAFLVFATAYLGLLIWLKPWNGFFSDSLLKIHESYSLAASGFHSELLLYPGKAIDPNYEFFLWQGIFTFRSEDGLIGVFPIFLSVLYLPLTSWGAFSFIPFFGAIFHLGSVWILRNHWKLSWFWIAFAFFGTYVFLMGPEASEHPILLFLLLLGITQFFKFERRGMMFAGLFFGLGVWLRPETLVFFVSFWIAGWISFGKNWLRSSFYFSLSFSLLVFLFFLFNFWDYHHIFGPRVSENFKPDLSAENTVFKRAWDILVGSYAMPGFLLYLPVSVILFGGIFFTWSKITPFEKILFYTLCIFIPAIAVLSPNNGISNWGPRYLGLSLFPFTILLSRVWAVSDWKIIRVSGILNGIGMLLILYSFLMSIAGILIYRSSVRQIHETRSVAEKGHPDVLIYSDGVLCNSIGTEFFKKVVFCSQKGISDQRIERLLNDISGSYKGKRLGFISYGEKAYEMAMGSQKKELDPNIRTYLSAVLAEKRNRDFWLDSFKTRFGQETLESRKIWEYREYIIK, encoded by the coding sequence CGTTTTTGCCACCGCGTATCTGGGTTTATTGATTTGGCTCAAACCATGGAATGGATTCTTTTCCGATTCGTTATTAAAAATACATGAATCGTATTCTCTTGCCGCCTCCGGTTTTCATTCGGAATTACTTTTGTATCCGGGAAAAGCGATCGATCCGAATTACGAATTTTTTCTATGGCAGGGTATATTTACCTTTCGGTCCGAGGATGGACTTATAGGAGTTTTCCCGATTTTCCTGTCGGTACTATATCTTCCTCTGACAAGTTGGGGAGCCTTTTCGTTTATTCCTTTTTTCGGTGCGATATTTCATCTAGGGTCGGTATGGATCCTGCGAAATCATTGGAAATTATCCTGGTTTTGGATCGCATTTGCTTTCTTTGGAACTTACGTTTTTCTAATGGGGCCGGAAGCCTCGGAGCATCCGATCCTTTTATTTCTGCTTCTCTTAGGTATCACTCAATTTTTCAAATTCGAACGCCGAGGGATGATGTTCGCAGGTTTGTTTTTTGGCCTCGGAGTTTGGCTTCGTCCGGAGACTCTCGTTTTTTTTGTTTCGTTCTGGATTGCCGGTTGGATAAGTTTCGGAAAAAATTGGCTTCGAAGCTCTTTTTACTTTTCGCTCTCTTTTTCCTTACTCGTTTTCTTATTCTTCCTATTTAATTTTTGGGATTATCATCATATTTTCGGCCCCCGCGTTTCCGAAAATTTCAAGCCGGATCTTTCGGCCGAAAATACGGTTTTCAAGAGAGCCTGGGATATTCTTGTGGGATCATATGCGATGCCCGGTTTTTTACTCTATCTGCCCGTATCGGTGATCTTGTTCGGGGGAATTTTCTTTACCTGGTCGAAAATTACGCCCTTCGAAAAAATTCTGTTCTACACACTTTGCATTTTTATTCCGGCGATCGCGGTTCTATCACCGAATAACGGGATCTCCAATTGGGGGCCTAGGTACCTTGGGTTATCCTTATTCCCATTCACGATACTTTTATCGAGAGTATGGGCGGTCTCGGACTGGAAGATCATCCGCGTATCGGGTATTTTGAACGGAATCGGTATGCTTCTGATACTTTATTCTTTTCTAATGAGTATAGCGGGAATTTTGATTTATCGAAGCAGCGTTCGCCAGATTCACGAAACACGCTCGGTGGCCGAAAAGGGACATCCGGACGTACTGATCTATTCGGATGGAGTTCTTTGTAATTCGATCGGCACCGAGTTTTTTAAAAAAGTCGTATTTTGCTCCCAAAAAGGAATTTCCGATCAGAGAATCGAAAGGCTATTAAACGATATATCCGGATCTTACAAGGGTAAACGACTGGGCTTTATTTCCTATGGAGAAAAAGCCTACGAGATGGCGATGGGCTCGCAAAAGAAAGAGCTAGACCCCAATATCCGAACGTATCTTTCCGCCGTGCTTGCCGAAAAACGAAATAGGGACTTTTGGCTGGATTCTTTTAAAACGAGATTCGGGCAGGAAACCCTGGAATCGAGGAAAATATGGGAATATAGGGAATATATAATTAAATGA